The following are encoded in a window of Thermoanaerobacter ethanolicus JW 200 genomic DNA:
- a CDS encoding transposase: protein MYQLQLLLNIPELFTSQSKIDFYSSMFENLDLSSIPEFPSSSPGRKGYSHHALFRAFIVMKAERFGTISDLLDYLRNNLIIAHLCGFDISKPLPSYWTFRRFINDFSHDYLTSIFQNQVNILKNMGIISGEFISMDSTPIKANTKLNNPKSFSKNKFSKDNQPKSDKDCKLGVYSASNDSSNKRYKFYWGYKNHIIVDAISGLPIAETTTPADAPDFEAALSLLEKTNKWFNLKYVNFIADKGYDVKKLYNYVRNILHGHCFIPLNKRNSKNPPLTDDGYMVCEAGIKMLKDGKQYFDGFIKQKFVCKFCNSKDDSACPINHPKYFNGKKHRGCTKYAIISSDYRSSINRDSLYFKAVYKLRIESERYNSRFKALDFEKAYVRNINSVSNLNTFGHITLLTVAIVAIKLGKYDEFRSLVALMQSA, encoded by the coding sequence ATGTACCAGCTTCAATTGCTTTTAAATATACCTGAACTCTTTACCTCTCAGTCTAAAATTGATTTCTATTCTTCTATGTTTGAAAATCTTGACCTGTCTTCAATACCTGAATTCCCTTCCTCTAGTCCTGGCCGTAAGGGTTATTCTCACCATGCACTTTTTAGAGCTTTTATTGTCATGAAAGCTGAAAGATTCGGCACAATTTCTGACCTTTTAGATTATCTCCGCAATAATCTTATCATTGCTCATCTTTGTGGCTTCGACATTTCTAAACCTCTTCCTTCTTATTGGACTTTTCGCCGTTTTATTAATGACTTCTCTCATGATTATTTGACCTCTATTTTTCAAAATCAGGTCAATATCCTCAAAAATATGGGTATTATCTCCGGTGAGTTTATTTCCATGGATTCTACCCCTATTAAAGCTAACACTAAGTTAAATAACCCTAAGTCTTTTTCTAAAAATAAATTCTCTAAAGATAATCAGCCTAAGTCAGATAAGGATTGTAAATTAGGCGTTTATTCTGCTTCTAACGATTCTTCTAATAAACGCTATAAGTTTTATTGGGGCTATAAAAATCACATTATTGTTGATGCTATCTCTGGTTTACCCATCGCTGAAACTACTACCCCCGCTGATGCCCCTGATTTTGAAGCCGCTTTATCTTTGCTTGAGAAGACTAATAAGTGGTTTAACCTTAAGTATGTTAATTTTATTGCTGATAAAGGCTATGATGTTAAGAAACTTTATAATTATGTTAGAAATATTCTCCACGGTCATTGCTTTATTCCTCTTAACAAGCGTAATTCTAAAAATCCCCCTCTGACTGATGATGGTTATATGGTCTGTGAAGCGGGTATTAAAATGCTTAAAGATGGCAAGCAATATTTTGATGGTTTTATTAAGCAAAAATTTGTTTGCAAGTTCTGTAATTCTAAGGATGATTCTGCCTGCCCTATAAATCATCCTAAATATTTTAATGGCAAAAAGCATAGAGGCTGTACTAAGTATGCTATTATATCTTCTGATTATAGGTCCTCTATTAATAGAGACTCCCTATATTTTAAGGCCGTCTACAAATTGAGAATTGAATCAGAAAGATATAATTCCCGCTTTAAAGCTCTGGATTTTGAAAAGGCTTATGTTAGAAATATTAATTCTGTGAGCAACCTTAATACTTTTGGCCATATTACTTTGCTTACTGTCGCTATTGTAGCTATTAAATTGGGCAAATATGATGAGTTTAGATCTCTTGTTGCTTTGATGCAATCGGCCTAA